A genomic window from Luteolibacter sp. LG18 includes:
- a CDS encoding DUF5131 family protein, with protein MSKTSIQWCDDSSNPVMGCEGCPLFPTPQKVAAAVLKELLVFDLPRQQLKELVDGEFGGRPLSRLYTDRRQIAVKIVKRLKSLGATLNGLRDIIWRAIASAVRCYAANLHLRWSSKPDGRRGNPGFAPWFEELTLFPGRMAKTAKQPSLKGGARPSKPWLDGMPRLVFVSDMGDALSKGVSFDYLKAEIIDAVVSREGRRHVWLWLTKRPKRMAAFAAWLRLRGMEWPENLVPMTSVLDAKMAVHVKYLREIPAKIRGLSVEPLWGPVELDLRGIDWVIVGGESGPYAKEFHLEWARALRDQCRREGKAFFLKQLGRRPVDGGSSLSLKDPHGGDWSEWPEDLRIREMPPGFHDMEEIQIEI; from the coding sequence ATGTCCAAAACCAGTATTCAGTGGTGCGATGATTCGTCGAATCCCGTCATGGGCTGCGAAGGCTGCCCGCTTTTTCCAACGCCCCAGAAGGTCGCCGCGGCGGTGCTCAAAGAGCTCCTGGTCTTTGATCTGCCTCGCCAGCAGTTGAAGGAGTTGGTCGACGGGGAGTTTGGTGGGCGGCCCTTGTCCCGCCTCTACACGGATCGACGTCAGATCGCGGTGAAGATCGTCAAGCGTTTGAAGTCCCTTGGTGCCACCCTCAACGGGCTACGGGACATCATCTGGCGGGCCATCGCGTCCGCGGTCCGTTGCTACGCCGCAAACCTGCACTTGCGGTGGAGCTCCAAGCCCGATGGCCGGCGTGGCAACCCGGGCTTCGCGCCTTGGTTCGAGGAGCTGACCCTGTTCCCCGGCCGGATGGCGAAGACCGCCAAGCAGCCTTCCTTGAAGGGAGGCGCTCGACCTTCCAAGCCGTGGCTGGATGGGATGCCTCGGCTGGTCTTCGTCTCGGATATGGGAGATGCCCTCTCCAAGGGGGTTTCGTTCGACTACCTCAAGGCCGAGATCATCGATGCCGTGGTGAGCCGCGAGGGACGCAGACATGTGTGGCTGTGGCTGACGAAGCGACCGAAGCGCATGGCCGCCTTCGCCGCCTGGCTGCGGCTGCGAGGAATGGAGTGGCCCGAAAACCTGGTGCCGATGACTTCGGTCCTGGATGCCAAGATGGCCGTCCACGTGAAGTACCTCCGCGAGATTCCCGCCAAGATCAGGGGCCTCAGTGTCGAGCCCTTGTGGGGGCCGGTGGAGTTGGATTTGAGGGGGATCGATTGGGTCATCGTCGGGGGGGAATCCGGGCCTTATGCCAAGGAGTTCCATCTGGAGTGGGCCAGGGCGCTCCGTGACCAGTGCCGCCGCGAGGGCAAGGCCTTCTTCCTCAAACAACTCGGTCGTAGGCCTGTGGACGGTGGCAGTTCCCTGAGCCTGAAGGATCCCCATGGAGGGGATTGGTCCGAATGGCCGGAGGACCTCCGGATTCGCGAGATGCCTCCGGGCTTTCACGACATGGAGGAAATCCAGATCGAAATCTGA
- a CDS encoding DUF932 domain-containing protein, giving the protein MELLLPPAPAPVPGLLLHRGGVTATRDDVFTVETPPPTDTWYPLSHRSLVQEIQSGLVGCGFRVEGESHALSHEGARYFGVFAISLPSRPENGVGWVVGVRNSHDKQYPAGLVVGTTITVCDNLCFSGEVRLSRKHTRHAARDLSYLMSRAIGELGGKLRKLDDRIAAYREHALEDREVHDLIVRSIDNRVITPTQVPDVLHEWRQPRHEEFQPRTLWSLWNAYTEVFKGGNPHIAVRRGQALHGLCEGVLGLAS; this is encoded by the coding sequence ATGGAACTCCTCCTTCCTCCCGCCCCGGCCCCCGTGCCGGGCCTTCTGCTCCACCGCGGCGGTGTCACCGCCACCCGTGACGACGTCTTCACCGTCGAAACCCCGCCTCCCACCGACACCTGGTATCCGCTCTCCCACCGCTCGCTGGTGCAGGAGATTCAGTCCGGACTGGTGGGCTGCGGCTTCCGCGTCGAAGGCGAAAGCCACGCGCTCTCACACGAGGGTGCCCGCTACTTCGGCGTGTTCGCCATCTCGCTGCCGTCCCGGCCGGAGAACGGCGTCGGCTGGGTGGTGGGCGTGCGGAACTCCCACGACAAGCAGTATCCCGCCGGCCTCGTGGTGGGGACAACCATCACCGTGTGCGACAACCTGTGTTTTTCCGGCGAGGTGCGTTTATCGCGCAAGCACACCCGCCACGCTGCCCGGGACCTGTCGTACCTCATGAGCCGCGCCATCGGCGAGCTCGGTGGCAAACTCCGCAAGCTCGACGACCGCATCGCCGCCTACCGCGAACACGCACTGGAGGACCGCGAGGTCCACGACCTGATCGTGCGCTCGATCGACAACCGGGTGATCACGCCCACGCAAGTCCCGGATGTGCTCCACGAGTGGCGCCAGCCCCGGCACGAGGAATTCCAGCCGCGCACGCTGTGGTCGCTCTGGAATGCCTACACCGAGGTCTTCAAGGGCGGGAATCCCCACATCGCGGTTCGGCGCGGCCAGGCTCTCCACGGGCTCTGTGAAGGCGTGCTGGGCCTGGCGTCATGA
- a CDS encoding JAB domain-containing protein, whose amino-acid sequence MNPARDSIGQFRVARVREDTPGPVRKLDHPEAVVAAWHDEIASAPWFDPAKEHVVVFVLDTRMHLVGWNLVTIGLLNESLFHPREVFRPVIVAAGYGFVVVHNHPSGDPSPSGADERETRRLREAAELLHLAFHDHVIIGRDAHHSFRGSGAL is encoded by the coding sequence ATGAACCCGGCTCGCGACTCCATCGGCCAGTTCCGCGTCGCGCGGGTGCGGGAGGACACTCCCGGACCCGTGCGGAAGCTCGATCATCCGGAAGCGGTTGTCGCCGCGTGGCACGACGAGATCGCCTCCGCGCCTTGGTTCGACCCGGCCAAGGAGCATGTGGTGGTGTTCGTCCTCGATACCCGCATGCACCTGGTGGGCTGGAATCTGGTGACCATTGGATTACTCAATGAATCGCTGTTCCATCCCCGCGAGGTGTTCCGCCCGGTGATCGTGGCGGCGGGCTACGGCTTCGTCGTGGTCCACAATCATCCCTCCGGCGATCCCTCGCCCAGCGGGGCCGATGAACGGGAGACACGCCGCCTGCGCGAAGCCGCGGAGCTGCTCCACCTGGCCTTCCACGACCACGTCATCATCGGCCGCGATGCCCACCACTCCTTTCGTGGTTCAGGTGCGCTATAA
- a CDS encoding helix-turn-helix transcriptional regulator, translated as MKAEDLSEFNRKLGEVFRLEREKQGLSRNRLSEIAGVSRTGVIMFERGERAPTIVICVAMAAGLGVPLSTLIRRAEKGLPGK; from the coding sequence GTGAAGGCCGAAGATCTGTCTGAATTCAACCGCAAATTGGGCGAGGTTTTCAGGCTTGAGCGTGAAAAGCAGGGCCTGTCTCGCAACCGGCTATCAGAGATCGCAGGTGTCTCCCGAACAGGGGTAATCATGTTCGAGCGTGGAGAACGAGCCCCCACCATCGTGATCTGCGTCGCGATGGCAGCAGGCTTGGGTGTCCCGCTGAGTACATTGATCCGCCGCGCCGAGAAAGGACTTCCGGGCAAGTAA
- a CDS encoding DUF4339 domain-containing protein gives MNLSRLLPIFLSFFFLCGSAQAAPSGQALRAIGEEITLWIRGSQAAKGTYNRMDQQEKSSGYGKVLVVVMIACLGVAFLKTLTKPSRKAAARRVPAAPPQSAQPPPFPVAVAPSVSPPPQANQPPSLFIGKDGKQAGPFTTDQVGSMLQGGLLLPSDLVWHEGRPDWIPLWQFFGMASPT, from the coding sequence ATGAATCTTTCGCGACTGCTTCCGATCTTTCTGTCGTTCTTTTTCCTCTGTGGCTCCGCGCAGGCGGCACCCTCTGGCCAAGCTCTCCGTGCTATCGGGGAGGAGATCACCCTCTGGATAAGGGGCAGCCAGGCGGCAAAAGGGACCTACAACCGCATGGACCAGCAGGAGAAGTCCTCCGGTTACGGCAAGGTCTTGGTGGTCGTCATGATCGCCTGTCTGGGAGTCGCCTTCCTCAAGACACTCACCAAGCCTTCCCGCAAGGCAGCCGCTCGCCGGGTTCCTGCCGCTCCACCCCAGTCAGCACAACCGCCGCCGTTTCCGGTGGCGGTCGCTCCCTCGGTGAGCCCGCCGCCACAGGCCAACCAACCTCCCAGCCTCTTCATCGGCAAGGATGGCAAGCAGGCGGGGCCATTCACCACCGACCAGGTGGGCTCCATGTTGCAAGGCGGCCTGCTACTGCCCTCCGATCTCGTATGGCACGAAGGGCGGCCCGATTGGATTCCGCTGTGGCAGTTCTTCGGCATGGCTTCGCCGACCTGA
- a CDS encoding sialate O-acetylesterase, whose protein sequence is MKSLMLALAAVFFLCGNSRSEDSNRYIFLCFGQSNMEGFPGIEPQDKGPVSKRFQVFAAVDFPELKREKGRWYPATPPLCRPNSGISPADYFGRTLVAGLPGNIKVGVVSVAVAGSKIEVFQKDSFQSYVESAPDWLKSTVAAYDGNPYQKLVGMAKLAQKDGVIKGILLHQGESNAGDKEWPAKVKGIYTNLLIDLGLKAEEVPLLVGELVDAEHNGACAGMNEIIRNLPNAIPTAHVVSSKGCEGLPDRLHFTPAGYRELGRHYAEIMLPLLARGASERK, encoded by the coding sequence ATGAAGTCATTGATGCTTGCTCTTGCCGCCGTTTTCTTCCTCTGCGGCAACAGCCGTTCCGAGGACTCCAACCGCTATATATTCCTTTGTTTTGGCCAATCGAATATGGAGGGATTTCCTGGAATCGAACCCCAGGACAAAGGGCCGGTGTCTAAAAGGTTCCAAGTGTTCGCTGCTGTGGATTTTCCGGAGTTGAAGCGAGAAAAGGGGCGCTGGTACCCGGCGACTCCACCGCTGTGCCGCCCCAATTCCGGAATTTCTCCTGCGGATTATTTCGGTCGTACGCTCGTGGCTGGATTACCAGGGAACATCAAGGTCGGGGTGGTGAGCGTCGCTGTTGCTGGCAGCAAGATAGAGGTGTTCCAGAAGGACTCGTTTCAATCCTACGTCGAATCCGCTCCGGATTGGCTGAAGAGCACTGTTGCGGCCTACGATGGCAATCCGTATCAAAAACTCGTCGGAATGGCGAAACTGGCGCAAAAGGACGGCGTCATTAAAGGCATCCTGCTGCACCAAGGCGAATCGAATGCTGGCGACAAGGAGTGGCCTGCCAAAGTGAAGGGAATTTACACCAATCTATTGATCGATTTGGGTCTCAAGGCTGAAGAGGTTCCCTTGCTTGTGGGCGAACTCGTGGATGCGGAGCACAATGGCGCGTGCGCGGGCATGAACGAGATCATCAGGAATTTGCCCAATGCAATTCCTACAGCTCACGTCGTTTCGTCAAAGGGCTGCGAGGGGCTGCCGGATCGCCTGCATTTCACGCCCGCCGGATACCGTGAGTTGGGACGGCACTATGCGGAAATCATGTTGCCGCTGCTTGCCCGTGGCGCTTCTGAACGAAAGTAA
- a CDS encoding ABC transporter permease codes for MNPMPTVATIEKPSPARAGMLTSIRRSLGQELGLLLVVLLIGTVLGIHGWNDAAPGRPNTFLNADNLIDGIATPMSYYAIMAVGLTLVIITGGIDISVGSVMALSALGTAAVLQRLPADAPAIQVLPLAVCVPLGIGLLCGLINGGLIVGLSLHPFIVTLGTMSIFRGLANVLPAEKTLPAAGKRLPQAFTTDFMRIEVGGLQPMPLVIMLVCIVAGAFYLRMLVAGRETYAIGGNEEAARFSGLRVGWIKLRTYALAGLCAGIAGMVSVGRFGTASTSTGTGYELTVIAAAVVGGASLLGGRGTALGALLGTLVIALIENGIIILRLAQEYRLVIIGLAIIVAVSLDRLGSHLRARRASAKH; via the coding sequence ATGAATCCCATGCCAACCGTGGCCACCATTGAAAAACCCTCGCCCGCGCGCGCGGGCATGTTGACATCCATCAGGCGTTCGCTCGGCCAGGAGCTGGGGCTGCTGCTGGTCGTGCTGTTGATCGGCACGGTCCTCGGCATCCACGGCTGGAACGATGCCGCGCCCGGCCGTCCGAACACCTTCCTCAATGCCGACAACCTCATCGACGGCATCGCCACGCCGATGTCCTACTATGCGATCATGGCCGTGGGCCTCACGCTGGTGATCATCACCGGCGGGATCGACATCTCGGTGGGTTCGGTGATGGCGCTTTCCGCGCTCGGCACGGCGGCGGTGCTCCAGCGGCTGCCCGCGGATGCCCCCGCGATCCAGGTGCTGCCGCTGGCGGTGTGCGTGCCGCTCGGGATCGGCCTGCTGTGCGGGTTGATCAACGGAGGCCTGATCGTGGGCCTTTCGCTGCATCCCTTCATCGTCACGCTCGGCACGATGAGCATCTTCCGCGGACTGGCGAACGTGTTGCCCGCGGAGAAGACCCTGCCGGCCGCGGGCAAGCGGTTGCCGCAGGCGTTCACGACGGACTTCATGCGCATCGAGGTCGGCGGTCTCCAGCCGATGCCGCTGGTGATCATGCTGGTCTGCATCGTGGCGGGCGCGTTCTACCTGCGGATGCTGGTGGCGGGCCGCGAGACCTACGCGATCGGCGGCAACGAGGAGGCGGCGCGCTTCAGCGGCCTGCGGGTCGGCTGGATCAAGCTGCGCACCTACGCGCTGGCCGGGCTATGCGCGGGCATCGCCGGGATGGTGTCGGTGGGCCGCTTCGGCACCGCTTCCACCAGCACCGGCACCGGCTACGAGCTGACCGTGATCGCGGCGGCGGTGGTCGGTGGCGCGAGTCTCCTGGGCGGGCGCGGCACGGCGCTTGGCGCGCTGCTGGGCACGCTGGTCATCGCGCTGATCGAGAACGGCATCATCATCCTGCGCCTGGCGCAGGAGTATCGCCTGGTGATCATCGGTCTGGCCATCATCGTGGCCGTCTCGCTCGACCGCCTCGGCTCCCACCTGCGCGCGCGCCGCGCCTCCGCCAAACACTGA
- a CDS encoding substrate-binding domain-containing protein, with the protein MMNTKSLIACAIVAAGCLTFTGCTKKAATGEGGKRKVLIGFIGKSLTNDVFQAAQTGAKDAAREYSASHDVEVEIEIRTPNDEDATKQAEAIEALVRQGAQGIAISCSEANTVQPAIDKAVAKGVAVMCFDSDAPGSKRFAYYGTDDKSCGERTVDELAKAMGGKGTIAILGGNQSAPNLQNRVAGAKAALAKYPEMKLNEPGVFYHVETPEKAAEAVQSAQNANPGIQGWVFIGGWPLFTADALKWPAGSIKVASVDALPAQLGYLKSGHVEVLLAQDCYGWGTKSVGILLDKVLDNKSPADARVVDPLTKVTKENVDGFGKNWEKWLAK; encoded by the coding sequence ATGATGAACACCAAATCCCTTATCGCCTGCGCGATCGTTGCCGCGGGCTGTCTCACCTTCACCGGCTGCACCAAGAAGGCCGCCACCGGCGAGGGCGGCAAACGCAAGGTCCTCATCGGCTTCATTGGCAAGAGCCTGACCAACGATGTCTTCCAGGCCGCGCAGACCGGAGCCAAGGACGCCGCCCGTGAATACTCCGCCAGCCACGACGTGGAGGTGGAGATCGAGATCCGCACGCCGAACGACGAGGACGCGACCAAGCAGGCCGAGGCGATCGAGGCGCTGGTCCGCCAGGGCGCGCAGGGCATCGCGATCTCCTGCTCCGAGGCGAACACCGTGCAGCCCGCGATCGACAAGGCGGTGGCCAAGGGCGTGGCGGTGATGTGCTTCGATTCCGATGCTCCCGGCAGCAAGCGCTTCGCCTACTACGGCACCGACGACAAGTCGTGTGGCGAGCGCACCGTGGACGAACTGGCGAAGGCGATGGGCGGCAAGGGCACCATCGCGATCCTCGGCGGCAACCAGAGCGCGCCGAACCTCCAGAACCGCGTGGCGGGCGCCAAGGCGGCGCTGGCGAAGTATCCGGAGATGAAGCTCAATGAACCCGGCGTGTTCTACCACGTGGAGACTCCGGAGAAGGCGGCGGAGGCGGTGCAGTCCGCGCAGAACGCCAACCCGGGCATCCAGGGCTGGGTGTTCATCGGCGGTTGGCCGCTGTTCACCGCGGACGCGCTGAAGTGGCCCGCCGGTTCGATCAAGGTGGCGTCGGTCGACGCGCTGCCGGCGCAGCTCGGCTACCTGAAGTCCGGCCACGTGGAGGTGCTGCTGGCGCAGGATTGCTACGGTTGGGGCACGAAGTCGGTGGGCATCCTGCTCGACAAGGTGCTCGACAACAAATCGCCCGCCGACGCCCGGGTGGTCGATCCGCTCACGAAGGTGACGAAGGAGAATGTCGATGGGTTCGGCAAGAACTGGGAGAAGTGGCTCGCCAAGTGA
- a CDS encoding sugar ABC transporter ATP-binding protein, translated as MNDSGFIRFDGITKVFGGVTALKDVSLAIGRGECHGLMGENGAGKSTLGKVLAGIHRPDGGGLEIDGTAHAFSSPRDAQAAGVAMVHQELAFCPDLSVAENLCMGRYPRRRGVLDRAAMAREAARLLGDIGIELDVWQPMRSLSTAQEQLVQIAAAVGTNPRIIVFDEPTSSLAEPDAQNLFRLIESLKDRGITTIYVSHRMPELFRLCDRISVLRDGQYVGTLAKAEMTHDAVVSMMIGRSVQDYLPAHGDRRVGEVVLSVRDLSSPGKFRGVSFDVRAGEIVGFAGLVGAGRSEIAQAIFGLDPRATGTVTIGGETLKLGSIRASLAAGVGLVPEDRKRQGCVLGMSCRSNIGMAILDRLRRFGVLDHAGEKQVAEEYFAKLRVKAASLDAPVNSLSGGNQQKVVLAKWLARGGRFLIVDEPTRGVDVGAKAAIHALVDDLAQQGLAVMLVSSELPELLNLSTRVLVMREGDLVGELRHETATQDTVLRLMAGVAA; from the coding sequence ATGAACGACTCCGGCTTCATCCGTTTCGACGGCATCACCAAGGTCTTCGGCGGGGTCACCGCGCTGAAGGACGTTTCCCTCGCGATCGGCCGCGGCGAGTGCCACGGCCTGATGGGGGAGAATGGCGCGGGCAAGTCCACGCTGGGCAAGGTGCTGGCGGGTATCCACCGGCCGGACGGCGGCGGGCTGGAGATCGACGGCACCGCCCATGCCTTCTCCTCGCCGCGCGACGCGCAGGCGGCCGGCGTGGCGATGGTCCACCAGGAGCTGGCGTTCTGCCCGGACCTGAGCGTGGCGGAGAACCTGTGCATGGGCCGCTACCCGCGCCGCCGCGGGGTGCTGGACCGGGCGGCGATGGCGCGGGAGGCCGCGCGGCTGCTCGGCGACATCGGCATCGAGCTGGACGTGTGGCAGCCGATGCGCAGCCTTTCCACCGCGCAGGAGCAACTGGTGCAGATCGCCGCGGCGGTGGGCACGAACCCGCGCATCATCGTCTTCGACGAGCCGACCAGCTCGCTGGCGGAGCCGGACGCGCAGAACCTCTTCCGGCTGATCGAAAGTCTGAAGGACCGCGGGATCACGACGATCTACGTCTCCCACCGGATGCCGGAGCTGTTCCGGCTCTGCGACCGTATCAGCGTGCTACGGGACGGGCAGTACGTGGGGACGCTGGCGAAGGCCGAGATGACGCACGACGCGGTGGTCTCGATGATGATCGGGCGCAGCGTGCAGGACTACCTTCCCGCCCACGGTGACCGCCGGGTGGGAGAGGTGGTGCTGAGCGTGCGCGACCTGAGCTCGCCGGGGAAATTCCGCGGCGTGTCGTTCGACGTTCGCGCGGGCGAGATCGTGGGCTTCGCCGGGCTGGTGGGCGCGGGCCGCAGCGAGATCGCGCAGGCGATCTTCGGGCTCGATCCACGGGCGACCGGCACGGTGACGATCGGCGGCGAGACGCTGAAGCTCGGCTCGATCCGGGCCTCGCTCGCGGCCGGGGTGGGGCTGGTGCCGGAGGACCGGAAGCGCCAGGGCTGCGTGCTGGGGATGTCGTGCCGCTCGAACATCGGCATGGCCATCCTCGACCGATTGCGGCGTTTCGGCGTGCTCGACCACGCGGGCGAGAAGCAGGTGGCGGAGGAGTATTTCGCGAAGCTGCGGGTGAAGGCGGCGTCGCTGGACGCGCCGGTGAACTCGTTGAGCGGGGGCAACCAGCAGAAGGTGGTGCTGGCGAAGTGGCTGGCCCGCGGTGGCCGGTTCCTGATCGTGGACGAGCCGACGCGCGGGGTGGATGTCGGCGCGAAGGCGGCGATCCACGCGCTGGTGGACGACCTGGCGCAGCAGGGGCTGGCGGTGATGCTGGTGTCCTCGGAGCTGCCGGAGCTGCTGAACCTTTCGACGCGGGTGCTGGTGATGCGGGAGGGCGACCTGGTGGGCGAGCTGCGGCATGAGACGGCGACGCAGGATACCGTGTTGCGCCTGATGGCGGGCGTGGCGGCGTAG
- a CDS encoding autotransporter-associated beta strand repeat-containing protein has translation MKPKFTGPNASPLGNFLVFCLGIVSVGTFLCLDSAHAANQTWDGGASATGTDFGTAANWTNDTLPTTAGDTAIFDGQVAGNLVLSYTNTNFGGGAGQAGLGVSLTANQTGSVSIDSSGNQLRLSGISNASSSAAFALGDGAGSNFNVIMGNGTPHAFLNNSSGLASIGSEVVFSALGGGGAHAFAFDGTGNWALNGTISVGGVAITKSGTGTLTISSTANNSGGATVNAGIVAIGGAGKLGATTSTLALAGGSLNLGGTTQTVGAVTVSAGAASGDTISNGSLSATTLAISSVSGSVTLSSAISTSGALSKSNAANAVLTGNNAVTGDLTMNGAGNLTLSGTNTVGGNFSHTGGNGFAVVSAGSTTVTGSIQYLGTGSNFRVSGGSLAAAGATTSGNSAFRNLEFNGGELRLNGDAFTGSAAVALIFNGGTLKSGSATGITIYDADNTFDVNAGGAIFDTTIGDISTGSNVNSANIRRLNGTTGGSVTIKGGKTLHTPVTNTGIIVLQDGSVWDTNGSNSTVGGLSGTTGTIGSSGTLQTVTLNVAAGSLAYGGIVSSGATLTKAGVGTQSLAGNNAISTNANGTSAIRVEAGTLALGGNNAISAVGAATSAGNLINVVGAATVELTGHNTLTPANGVGITVGGGGVLSVNSIANALSGATQVNLGGNTNSGRLLYTGAGETTALVIGSTAGTSSSAIVDQSGAGNLKFSSNTALSGGIQSLTLQGSTAGTGEFAGIIANGASTGMQLIKTGTGKWTLSGANTYTGDTNVLGGVLAVSGNSIPDAGKLVIDGGKIAATGTEVVATLYFGTIQQPGGTWGATGSGATHIDDTHFSGTTGVVSVASGPANTYSVWAATNAGNQSADMDYDSDGVRNGVEYFMGQGGSSFTANPVPVNGTITWPKDPSFSGLYEVQTSSDLINWTPVTVADNGTSVSYTLPTGQGKLFARLIVLPN, from the coding sequence ATGAAACCAAAGTTCACTGGCCCAAACGCCTCTCCCCTCGGTAACTTCCTCGTTTTCTGCCTCGGTATCGTTAGCGTCGGAACGTTCCTTTGCTTGGATTCCGCTCATGCCGCGAATCAGACTTGGGATGGTGGTGCCTCGGCGACAGGGACGGATTTTGGCACAGCGGCGAACTGGACCAACGATACACTCCCGACGACGGCGGGGGACACGGCCATCTTCGACGGTCAGGTGGCGGGCAATCTGGTCCTTTCCTACACCAATACCAATTTCGGGGGCGGAGCGGGGCAGGCCGGATTGGGGGTGAGCTTGACCGCCAATCAAACCGGCAGCGTCAGCATCGACTCGTCCGGAAACCAATTGCGCCTCTCCGGGATTTCCAATGCCTCCAGTTCCGCGGCATTCGCGCTGGGAGACGGGGCTGGCTCGAATTTCAATGTGATCATGGGCAACGGAACTCCCCATGCGTTCTTGAACAATTCGTCCGGTTTGGCATCGATTGGTTCCGAAGTGGTGTTCAGTGCCCTTGGGGGCGGGGGAGCTCATGCCTTTGCTTTTGATGGGACAGGCAATTGGGCATTGAATGGAACCATCTCGGTTGGCGGAGTCGCCATCACGAAATCGGGCACCGGAACTTTGACAATCTCCAGCACCGCGAACAATAGCGGTGGTGCGACAGTGAACGCCGGAATCGTTGCCATAGGGGGGGCTGGCAAACTTGGGGCCACAACCAGCACGTTGGCGCTGGCGGGTGGCTCCCTCAATCTCGGAGGCACCACCCAGACCGTTGGTGCGGTCACCGTCAGCGCAGGAGCTGCAAGCGGTGACACCATTTCGAATGGTTCGCTTTCCGCGACAACATTGGCGATCTCCAGTGTTTCCGGTAGCGTGACACTTTCCTCCGCGATTTCAACCAGCGGAGCACTGTCCAAGAGCAACGCCGCAAATGCCGTTTTGACCGGCAACAACGCCGTTACCGGTGACCTGACCATGAATGGCGCGGGCAACCTGACCCTTTCGGGAACGAACACCGTCGGTGGAAATTTCTCCCATACCGGCGGCAATGGATTCGCAGTCGTCAGCGCGGGGAGCACGACGGTCACTGGGAGCATCCAGTACCTCGGCACGGGCAGTAATTTCAGGGTGTCCGGCGGCTCTCTTGCCGCCGCTGGCGCGACGACCAGTGGTAATAGCGCCTTCCGAAACCTCGAATTCAATGGCGGAGAACTCCGCCTGAATGGGGATGCTTTCACCGGTAGCGCGGCGGTCGCATTGATCTTCAATGGCGGCACGCTCAAGAGCGGAAGCGCCACGGGCATCACCATCTACGACGCCGACAATACTTTCGACGTCAATGCAGGCGGGGCGATCTTCGACACGACCATCGGGGACATCTCCACCGGGTCGAACGTGAACTCCGCGAACATCCGCAGGTTGAACGGAACAACAGGTGGTTCCGTGACGATCAAGGGGGGCAAGACTCTCCACACTCCCGTCACCAATACCGGCATCATCGTCCTTCAAGATGGTTCGGTATGGGACACGAACGGCAGCAATTCGACGGTCGGTGGCCTTTCGGGAACCACCGGCACCATTGGAAGTTCGGGGACTCTCCAAACGGTGACCTTGAACGTCGCTGCCGGATCGCTCGCCTATGGCGGAATTGTATCCAGTGGAGCCACCCTCACAAAGGCAGGCGTGGGAACTCAGAGCCTCGCGGGCAACAATGCAATTTCCACGAACGCTAACGGAACCTCCGCGATCCGGGTGGAAGCGGGGACGCTCGCGCTGGGCGGTAATAACGCGATTTCGGCTGTCGGTGCCGCGACCAGTGCGGGCAACCTCATCAACGTGGTAGGGGCCGCGACCGTGGAACTGACTGGACACAACACCCTCACTCCGGCCAACGGCGTTGGTATCACCGTCGGTGGCGGCGGGGTCCTCAGTGTGAACTCGATCGCCAACGCCTTGTCCGGTGCCACGCAGGTTAATCTCGGCGGCAACACGAACAGTGGACGGCTGCTGTATACGGGGGCTGGCGAGACTACGGCTTTGGTCATCGGCTCGACCGCTGGAACCAGTTCGTCTGCCATTGTAGACCAGTCGGGAGCAGGAAACCTGAAATTCAGTTCGAACACGGCATTGTCCGGCGGGATCCAAAGCCTGACCCTGCAAGGGAGCACCGCAGGAACCGGTGAGTTCGCAGGCATCATCGCCAATGGGGCCTCCACCGGGATGCAATTGATCAAGACCGGTACCGGCAAATGGACGTTGTCCGGTGCCAACACCTATACGGGCGACACGAACGTCCTTGGCGGGGTTCTGGCGGTCAGCGGGAATTCGATTCCCGACGCTGGCAAACTGGTAATCGACGGCGGCAAGATCGCTGCAACCGGCACCGAGGTGGTGGCCACCCTTTATTTCGGAACCATCCAGCAGCCTGGTGGTACTTGGGGCGCTACTGGCTCGGGAGCGACGCATATTGATGATACCCACTTCAGTGGCACCACCGGCGTGGTGAGCGTGGCGAGCGGGCCAGCCAACACCTACTCCGTTTGGGCTGCGACGAACGCCGGTAACCAGTCCGCTGACATGGACTATGATTCCGACGGAGTGCGGAACGGGGTGGAATACTTCATGGGACAGGGAGGGAGTTCCTTCACTGCGAACCCCGTGCCGGTGAACGGCACAATCACATGGCCGAAGGATCCTTCGTTCAGTGGCCTTTATGAGGTGCAGACTTCGAGCGATTTGATCAATTGGACGCCGGTTACGGTTGCCGATAATGGTACATCCGTGTCCTACACCCTGCCAACCGGCCAGGGAAAACTGTTCGCGCGCCTCATTGTCCTTCCAAACTGA